GCGAGATGCTCGGCATCATGCAGACCCACGAGGCGCTGCGCCGAGCACAGGAGAAGGGGCTCGACCTCGTCGAGGTCAACCCGAAGGCGGATCCCCCGGTCTGCAAGATCCTCGACTTCGGCAAGTACAAGTACGACGAGAAGAAGAAGGCCCGCGAGGCGAAGCGCAAGCAGAGTGTGGTGGAGATCAAGGAGATCAAGCTCCGTCCCAAGACGGACGACCACGATCTCGAGTTCAAGACCCGGGCTGCGCATCGATTCCTCGGCGCAGGCCACAAGGTGAAGTTCACGGTGCGCTTCCGCGGCCGCGAGATCACCCACCCGGAGAAGGCGCAGGAGCAGCTCGACTGGATCGTCCAGCACTGCGAGGAGATCGCGAACGTCGAGGTGCGCCCCATGATGGAGCAGCGCACGATGACGCTGATGATGGCGCCCAAGCCGGCGATCCTGCAGAAGGTGGCCCAGGCCCGCGCCGCCGCGGAGAAGGCTCGCCAGAAGGCGATCCAGGAAGGGCGCGCCGCTCCTGCCCAGGACGACACGGAGGACGAGGAGATCGAGAAGCTCGAGAGGGAGCTCGAGGAGCAGGACGACGACGACGACGACGAGGCGGAGGGGACCGAGTAACGCATCCGGCGAGAGAGCGCGCCACGACGCCGATCACGGTGCGGCGCGCCTCGCAGGGGCGGCGTGTCATCGTGTGTTGAGGCGTGTTGACGCGTCTTGACGCGCGCTGAGATGCGCCGGGCACCTCGCCGCCGCGCGGCACGCAGCGCGCCCATGGCTCGGCCGTGGGCGCCGCAGGGAGCACGCTCCCTTCGCCGGGTCAGTGCGGGATCAGGCCGCCGAACCACGCGCCTGCGGCGAGGGCGGCGAGCGTGGCGACGAGCAGCACGGCCTTCACCGCGCCGCCCCCGGTCCTGGCTGGAGGGGCCGGATCCGGCTCCAGGTCGCGCGGCGTGGCCGGTACGAGCGGCGCGAGCGGCGGCGGCAAGGGCGGCGCAGGGCGCTGCATCTCGGGTACTGGCTGCGGGGAGGCCAGGGTCGGCACGGCTCGCCTCTCGAGCGGCGGATGCGCCAGCGCAGGCGGCGCGAGCAGCGGCCCCGCGGGCCTGGACGAGGGACCTCCGGATGAAGGGGCAAGCGGAAGGCCGAACCCCGTCT
The DNA window shown above is from Sorangium aterium and carries:
- the infC gene encoding translation initiation factor IF-3, with the translated sequence MAMRRFDPRQAQRGPQIRINQRIRVPEIRVIGDDGEMLGIMQTHEALRRAQEKGLDLVEVNPKADPPVCKILDFGKYKYDEKKKAREAKRKQSVVEIKEIKLRPKTDDHDLEFKTRAAHRFLGAGHKVKFTVRFRGREITHPEKAQEQLDWIVQHCEEIANVEVRPMMEQRTMTLMMAPKPAILQKVAQARAAAEKARQKAIQEGRAAPAQDDTEDEEIEKLERELEEQDDDDDDEAEGTE